TATTCTGTTTGATAAAAAAAGCTGTCAAATAAACTATGACAGCTTTAAATTAGTTTGTTTATTACCTTCTTATAAAGTTTAAAATACCTGATCGATACCAGAAAATCCCATAAAAGCCATTGCAATTATACCAGCAGTAATTAAAGCAATTGGGATATCTTTCATTGCTTTTGGTACTTTTGTTAATGCTAGCTGTTCACGAATACTTGAGAATATTATAATAGCAATTGCATAACCAATAGCTGTGGCTACAGCATATATCACAGATTCAAGCAGGTTGAAATCTTTTTGTATTACAAGTATAGCAACACCCAGAATCACACAGTTAGTAGTAATCAGCGGAAGAAATACCCCCAATGCTTCATACAGAGCAGGAGATGTTTTTTTTAGTACAATTTCAACCATTTGTACTAATGATGCAATTATAAGTATAAATGATATTGTTTGCAGATATTGCAGATTAAATGGCTCCAAAATTCCTTTTTGAATAAGATAAGTAACAATTGTTGAAATTGTTAAAACGAACATTACAGCCACTCCCATACCTATTGCTGTATCCACTTTCTTAGACACACCAAGAAATGGGCATATACCCAAAAACTGTGCAAATACTACGTTATTTACAAAAATTGCTACTATTATAATTCCTATAAGTTCCATAATAATTGATTATTAGTTTGTTTGTCTTTTCCTCTGGATACTATTGAAAATAGATATCATATAACCCAGAACAATAAATGCACCAGGTGCGAGAATAAATAATAGTGATCCGAAATGTTCAGGATATATATTAAAAGAAAAAATTGTACCGGCACCTAAAAGTTCTCTGACTGATCCCAATATTGTTAGTGAAAGTGTAAATCCCAAACCCATACCGGCTCCATCGAAGATTGATGAAACTACACTGTTTTTTGCAGCAAAAGATTCAGCCCTTCCTAATACAATACAGTTTACTACTATAAGTGGTAAAAATATTCCGAGACTTTCTGCCAATGCTGGTACATAAGCATTCATAATCATCTCGATAACAGTAACAAATGTCGCAATAACAACTATAAATGCCGGGATTCTGACCATATCTGGAATCATATTCTTCAGCATCGAAATAACTGCATTTGAGCATATTAATACAAACATTGTAGCCAAACCCATACTCATACCGTTTATTGCAGAGCTTGTTGTTGCCAAAGTTGGACACATACCGAGCAGCAGAACGGTTATCGGGTTCTCTTTTATTATTCCGTTAAGCAGCACATTAAAGTTTTTATTCATTGCTTATTTCCTCCTCTGTTAGTTCGACTTCTTCAGTAGAATTATTTTCATTATCCCATGTACTATCTGTAGCACCGGTAGTAGTATCTACATTACTATTTGTATATGCAGTATATGCTCTGTTTACTGCTTCTAAAAATGCTCTGGAGGTTATAGTTGAAGCTGTAATAGCATCAATTTCGCCTCCATCTTTTGAAACAGATAATAACCCTTCCGAAAGGTTTCTGTTAATAATTGATTGAGACGGTTTCGCAGAATCTTTAAACCATACATCCATTTTTGATCCTAATCCTGGTGTTTCGGCATGTTGCAGTATAGCGTAGTTTAAAATCTTATCTTTATTATCAAAGCCTACAATAATTTGAATTTCACCGCCAAAGCCTGATGCATTACTATTTATAGCGTATCCAACTATTTCATCACCTTTTTTTGCAGGGTAAACAAGAAGTGAATCACCGCTTCCATCAGCCATTAAATAAGCTTCTTCAACCGGGTTGTTGTCAAATTCCGGAACCACTACTCCAATTGCGTTCTGTAATTTCATCGCCTTTGCTGCTGCTATAGGTTCAGCTGTCAGCTTATTAACCTGTGCAAGTAGAATAGCTACTGTAAGACAGATCAAAAAAAGCGAAAGAAACATATTCTTAAAAGTCGATTTTAATTTAGCCA
This window of the Lascolabacillus massiliensis genome carries:
- a CDS encoding RnfABCDGE type electron transport complex subunit G; amino-acid sequence: MAKLKSTFKNMFLSLFLICLTVAILLAQVNKLTAEPIAAAKAMKLQNAIGVVVPEFDNNPVEEAYLMADGSGDSLLVYPAKKGDEIVGYAINSNASGFGGEIQIIVGFDNKDKILNYAILQHAETPGLGSKMDVWFKDSAKPSQSIINRNLSEGLLSVSKDGGEIDAITASTITSRAFLEAVNRAYTAYTNSNVDTTTGATDSTWDNENNSTEEVELTEEEISNE
- the rsxA gene encoding electron transport complex subunit RsxA — encoded protein: MELIGIIIVAIFVNNVVFAQFLGICPFLGVSKKVDTAIGMGVAVMFVLTISTIVTYLIQKGILEPFNLQYLQTISFILIIASLVQMVEIVLKKTSPALYEALGVFLPLITTNCVILGVAILVIQKDFNLLESVIYAVATAIGYAIAIIIFSSIREQLALTKVPKAMKDIPIALITAGIIAMAFMGFSGIDQVF
- the rsxE gene encoding electron transport complex subunit RsxE encodes the protein MNKNFNVLLNGIIKENPITVLLLGMCPTLATTSSAINGMSMGLATMFVLICSNAVISMLKNMIPDMVRIPAFIVVIATFVTVIEMIMNAYVPALAESLGIFLPLIVVNCIVLGRAESFAAKNSVVSSIFDGAGMGLGFTLSLTILGSVRELLGAGTIFSFNIYPEHFGSLLFILAPGAFIVLGYMISIFNSIQRKRQTN